The genomic segment taaaaaacaacaaccataATAGTCAATGTGTTTTGTGTTTATGCGAAGGTTATTtcttaaagacataaaatataagCTTATCGGTTCAGACCTGACACCAGCATAAACGTGAACGTTTGCTTCCATGTTGATACAAAACTTCACATACTGTGAATTTGAACTTTTACGAGGTGTATAAACAATTCATAAACTTCCTTAGAACATCACAGGGACTTCAactacaattaatatttattctGGAAATACATACTCTGGCCTCTTTGAGAAATTGTGTCAAAGGCTTCATTTAGGCCGTTGGAAGATGAGTACTCCTCCGAATAGGAAAACGACATCCCATTTGTCGATTCTGCGATTGTCTCCAAGTTTTTGGAAGCATTTCCCCCTATAGCTATAAAGTCTACAGTAACATTTTTATCTTTGAGCTGAAAAAAAGAATACAGACAGTTTGGTAGATAAGTTAAAGTTGAATATAGCAAGCAGTATGTCTCTCGAGATGTCTTTAGTGTGGTACACTGTCCATGTTTAAATTACCAGTTTTAGAGGTGACATGTTATTTTTTACTTGACGTAAATTGCAATGcaaattctttaaaataattCTATTTAGCAGTGTCTGAACTTGGTATCATAACTCTTAATAGGACAATTTTTATTACTTGTGAAAATATTTCGTTAAATTTTGTCCCTTGAAACAGCATGCAAGATGttcaaacatgaaaatgttAGCCTTGCCAGTCAATTATGtgttgatattgttgacaatttacttctagtccggacttaCATTCCCTTAACTTGTCTTTAAACCGACACACACagactgtgttgacaaattTAACATACGGCTTTTCGACATGATTATGTGAGTAGAACGATattgtaatttgaaaaaaacccaaagtACTTCACAAACTACAGCTAGTGgagccttaaggtagaatgcgcctcgggacagatattcggactctcaaattttttcaattttttctgatcttccacttgtggggattcattttaaagctattggtGTAAGAAACCGTTTCGCCATCTTAGTTTAACGAGAATcgaaaaaatttaaattgtttcgccatagagttaacatagggatggcggccattttgaatttcacatatcggtatatcttgggttatttgtttctctagtaccaaaattttcacggtgacccccgactcttattcttgattttgaaagaaaatggttaaaaGAGTCCTTAggaaaagtttgagcacaagtttatggctttcacttttgaggtgcatactaccttaatcttCTTTTGACATACCATTGGCATCATTTCATCCATTTTGTCATTCTCATTTTCCTGGCCATCTGTGACTAACAAAATGACACCACCAGAAGGATTCCTACCATCTCTTTCTAACACCTCTATCCCTTTCATGACCCCTAGGTGTAAGATAAACATGACGTATAAAAATGTGTACTGTATTCATAGAAATACGCAAACTGTTTTAATTAACCATTATATACCGACAACAATATGTGACTAAAAACTCAAAACAATTCAGGAATTTTTGGCATTCATAGGAAAGGTAAAATTGCACTAGATGTGGCAAGAATGTCACTTGTTGACAGGGGTTTATCTAGCTAGAATGACAGAGAGACGTATCCAGGCATAGCCAGAGACCTGAGAGAGAGGGGTATTTTGAGTGATATAAAATCTAGTAACTTTATGAGGAAAGGAAAAATGCACTAGTTGGGGCTAAAATAACTAACTATCTCAATAGCTGACAAAGGAATGATCTGGACACGTTTTTGATTTCTGCTCTCCCACATCGTGTTTTCTACACCATGTATGACTTGGTTCGCTTATTGTCAAAAGCGATACTAAATAAATCTATAATTGCAACGGTTTCACCGTACCAGCTTCTAGATTGCTTGACCCGCCAACATCATCAGGAGTCGGTATATCCGGTAACATAGTATCTCGCATCGAATCATTCATCGCAACCATATCAGACATCATGTTCCCCTTGTCATTGAACGTCACCATGCCAACACGTTCGCCGTCTTGGACATCATCCATGATGAAGCTTCTTAAAGCCTTTGTGAAAGTGAATaagatttcaaataaaaattggAAACTAATCACAATAGAAATGAATTTGTACTGTCAGCTTAATTTACCAACCCCATAACGAATATCATATGCAATGTTGCACTACACAATGTGGTGAGTTGTATTGGCGAGGCAAGGGGCAATATAGAaattgatatgatatgatatgatatgatatgatatgatatgatatgataggtatatgatatgatatgatatgatatgatgcgATATGATACATGTCAGGTGTAATATGCTATGAGTTGACTTATGAAATCAGATTTTACATAAGACGTCGACgaagattttttgtttatttatgttaATATGATCTAATGATTGATAGATAAACTACAAATGTCTAAGAGAGTTATCCTGGGAGTACTGTGTGAATGTTTATGATACAGTATATATGATTATGTGCTGAAGTTTgctatgatatgatgtgatgtggtgtaaTTTTGTGTGGCGTGTTAAAGTGTGATACGATATAATAATTCTATCTGGTAGATATCGCTTGTTGCTCTGTTTATGTAATGATCAGACGTTTGATACAACGACAAAACAGGATAGAATATGGCGTTTCTAAGAGGTCGCGAAAGAATTCATACTAGTTATGTGTTTACATCGATTTACCTGTCCCATTTTTTGTATCCTATCGGCGGATGCCATGCTTGCTCCAACGCTCAGTACCATTACCACATTGCTCACAGTTCGTTTGACAACTCTGAACCCGGTTTAGTAGAGGCTATAGTTCTCGGAGGGTTGGCATTATTTCTGAAGTCATCATTTGTTCCTCATTACCTGATGaaaaggaataaggaaataGTGTATGGATGAATTGTTTGGCATCGTAAATTAAGGGCTTTGTGAGCTTTCTTGTTGACTGAATGGCTGAAGttcttttaaagctcttggtgtaagaaaaccttTCACTGTCTTAACtttacaaaaatctgaaatttgtatttttactccATAGAGTAACACattgatggcggccattttgaatttcaaatatcggcaattgtaaggtaatttgtttctctagtgccgaAATTTTcagtgaccctgatttttatttatgATTTGGTGagcattaaggaaagtttgagcaaaagtttaagtccttcactttcgaggcgcatactaccttaaagtagaGAACCATGATCAATGGTTCGGTTGTCACCATGGGAAATGCTCTCAGTCAAAGTGTAAAATACATGAGGATTTCGGGAAATTTAAATTGAGGCACAAAATTTCTACATACAGCATGTCATTCGCTCAAGTCTGAGAGGATCCTCCATCAAATAGAGCTAGTAACTAAACCTTACCTCCCACGCACTCCTCTGTTGGCATAATCTGTTTTGCCTTGACGGAGCCTCGACATTATGAACTCCTCCTGATGACGAAGCGGAACGGGCATTGTCGCAAAAGTCTATCATCTGATCAAAATGCAAGTTGGTAAGGAAATAAGTGTGTGAGTGAGTGGATGAGTTATTGGCGGGTAGGTCAGTCAGACGTAggtcaatcagtcaatcattcagtcagtcagtcagtatgCAGGTAGGCAGGAAAATGAGGAACGGGGGAAGGGGAGGAAGTGAAGGAAAATGGATGGGTAGGTAGGTTTACTAAGGAAATAACGAAGGAAGAAATGGAGTAGGTAGGTAAGGTAGCTGGCTAGAAAAGTTGAAAGGTGGGTAGTTGGTCGGTTAGtaagtttgtttatttgtttgttaattATTAAGCTAACTGATTAAATAGTTCGTTACTTCGTTAGTTAGTCATTTAGTTAGCTAGTTaattagttagttagttagatagttagttagttagttagttagtcgCATTATTGTCATTCAGTTGGCTTTACAACTTCATTCATAATCAGAGAAGACAGTCGACATATTTACGTTCGTCAAGTATTCTGAAGAGTTAATTACTAGATGTGAGCCTGGCATGTTGGTGTCAATAAACTAACTCACAAGTTTACTGTATTGAGTGAATGATGGCTATTGTTGCACGACAATGTGAACATCGGTCCCAGACTTTGGATTTGTCTTCAAAGGGTCTTTAAACACATGGAGCGGTATAGCTTGCAAAGAACAATTATGGCCAGTGTTTACTATTTTTCAGGGAAAATTACAAGGAAAATGGGTCGACGTTGGGAACCTTGTAAATCTGCCCAAGGGGATCTTCTTTAAATTTTCATTCTCAAGGGAAACCGATACTTGCTATTATATTTTcttgcgccccccccccccccccgccaggACAATGAGAGTTTACTGACTGTATATCAACGGATAGTATACTTTTTCCGGTTCCGGTTCCGGTTTTTCCACTTGCAAACTTATACTTTATGTTACAATTCGATTCAAAATATCGATATCATGATAGAGTATGCCTAAAATATGAAAAGCAGTTATGTAGTTTCacagaataaaatgaaaacaattatcCAGGTCACACTCCCCTTGTTGTCAATAAATTTTCCATATGAGctttatcaaatatatttaattttgagtTCATGTTGCTATTATAAGTGTAGTTTTTACCAATTACACATGAACGAAAAGGAATCTTACTTCCTTCAAAACTTCAAATAAAACTGTCCCACTTACCTCTAACATGTTGGGGTAAGTGGGACGTTTTTCCTGTTTTATCAAAATCGTTTTCATATTAATACCgtgaaatttattctttttcttATTTCACAGATTTGAGCAAGAGACAATACACATGCATGATAATTATATTTCAAATCACTTTGAAcaattattgataaaatattaagcaaaaatgcttaagtGTCCCACTTGCCCCTAAATTAATTTTGCAGCATTGATTGTTGATTGATGAAAAATCTACCCCCAAGATGCAACATTTAGCAAGCTACCCAAGCCTGTAGCATTGGCTAACTATTGTATCGGTGCCAATGACTCAACTTATAATAACTTACATTCGGTAAGAATTGCTTGTACATGATTGATGCGCTGTATCCTCTGTCTTGACGATCGTCATAAAAGTGACAGCCTTCACTTCGACCTCTCTGAGGGATGCCGTTTCTTAGATTACATCCGGAAGACCAACGTCCTAGATGGATGACATTTAAGATTACGGTAGTACGAGTTCGATATTTAAAGACAAAcattttgcttaaactttcctccatTATTTTGTAGGTTAAAAATAACAGTAATAGATAGCCGTGCAAAAATTGGAAGTAGAAAAACAAGCAAATCAGAATTGACTGACATTTGGTCTTTCAAAATGTCCACTTTCCTGCCTGAACAATGTGGGGGTACTTCACTTATTCCTAAAGCTGCAAAATGAGTATACACAAGTAGCAGACAAGCAGTGTGTAATACTTTGAGATTTTACTTTACCCGAGACACATTCTATCTCACAACATTAATAGTAACATGCAAAACGGAACACCAATATACCTTTTATTGCCGCAGAACATCGAATGGCTTCTACCGCTCCTTTTGTTGAAaagtaatgttgtttgttttcatcAGTAGGATACTCATCAAATACACCATATCGAAGGTGTCCCCACTCATGAACCATGgtctgaaaataaaatacccaaatattttattcactttttccATTCCGCTATCGAAAACATAAACATCCTGGAATGTTCTGTGGACTGTCCAGTCTCCCCGATTTAACCACGCGTGTGGTTATTCAAGCTAAGGGAAAACAACAAACCTTTCCACCGGGTCCATAATTATTTTGTCACATTGGGATCCAATATATAATTGGGAGTCAGGTGCATGTATCTTCCCATTTGACCGCAACAAGGTTAAGACGTATGGAGTGTCTGCTAAGCCTTGTATCCTAGTGTGATCGATGATGATATGACTCCTGTCATAACTCTCTGTCGTTGCCCTTGTAGATGTCACAGAGTCCGACCAGTGGCTGGGAACTGTGATGGTAATTTGTCGAAAATACGCGCGTTTCCTGAAGAGAAGTAAAATGTCGATGGATTATGTTCAGAAGAAAATGAAGGAATAGACCGTGGTACCTTGCAAAGTGCCATGCTGTGGTGATGTAAGAGAAGTGTACACATTGCATAAATAGCTTACAATGTAACAAAGCATTGTGTTATTTGAATGACTTTTTGATTTCCCGTTACAGTTGGTTGAATCAATATTCACAACCTAAGACGTATGTATATTGCTCCTCCCGTCCTAACCTCTtacaggtatacagtcaccagtaatctaaacatgcccatatatggtcaaaggggcgttccttggtattcaaaatgcccatgtgggggcgctgtttttaaaagcgccacccgcttaaaatctgtgattggttagattttctctttccatgataaCTGTAACAAAATGGAAGAAGTGACATTATACCCTTAACAACCTAAAAATTGCATATATGTACGTCATTGCAAAATACCGTTGTATTATCATTACAAGAAAGTGTCCTAGGTACATTACAAGACGGCTCtgaacttttgaaaataaatcgtTCGTTGTCTGTTCTGATGTATGAAGAAATTTGCTACAATGTAGCTTCCCGGTAGCAATATTGAATACATCCATTCcattgttatgttatgttatgcctcATTCTGATTTCCAGAGTAATGTGATTTTATTGACACACCTTCTGTTAGAAAAacacttcaaaatgtcaaagacATATAAACTGAAACTCTGAATTCACCTTGAACTTTGACATACACCATGGGCATTGCCAAACTCTAATCTCCTTTTCAGTAATCAGTGACACTGGAGTTTTGCAAATAACACCAACTTTTCAATTTAGATTATGCAGCTCCTATTTCGTAGAgttatttatgtttgtttaaaaacaaaagtcGTCTAAAATATGGGTCAACAGGATTATATTTGTATTCTTTAGCCTACAGTAGATGTATAATTGGAGCATTAGTACGGCACATTTGTCTGAGTGTTTTGATCAAATTAAAACAGAGATTACACAGTGAAAAGTAAATGGTTGAAAGCTAAAACAGATGAGTATCGTATGCATAAAATTACAAGTATAATTGACTTTAGTAGAAGTTCGTTTACCTTTCTGGATAAAATGGCAGCTTATGAACAGCAGAAACATGGCACATTGGCAGTTGCGACGTACATCTTTTAGACAAACCCTGCAGTGAGTGTTAAGCTAAGCATTACCGTgattttttacacaaaatacggctTCTTGTCCCTATCGGTTTATGAATCAGAGGTGctgtaatgtgaccttgaactTACCTTGTCGCTTTGTACAGCTCTGCAGAACCATCGGtgaagatatctttaatttcatcaATGAGTTTACTGTTTTCTTGAACTCTGTCATCTATACCGATGATTATTCCGATGTAACCATTGTTCTCTAGCTCAAGTTCGTCGGCGGTCCGGAAGCAGTGCCGACCACATCCGTCTACGCAGTGCAGCAGCAGCACCATCATCACGACCAGTGGGAACACCATTCTGACCCTGCGCCTTATTCCGACCCGAATAAAACGACAAAATGTACAGCTAAAAACGGGAACCCTAAATCAATGAAagcaatgaaaaaattgatcCGTGTCAAAGCACCGCCAATATTTCCGTTACTCTATGTGCCTTTTGCTTCAAAGGATATGACTCGGTTACAGAAGTGGTATATGACTTCATTTCCTTTTCGATAGTCCAAATTGTTCAAATGTATCTAAATACAATTTCTTCGTTAAAATCCCGTTTAGTGTGATCAATTGCGCCCAGTGGATAGGCAAAGTTGACTTGTGAGAGGCTCAGAGCATTAAGGGGGTGCTAAGAGGGGCTCTAAGACAAGGCGCTATGACGGATCTCTGACAGCTCCGAGAGCAGAGCTCCATCTTTCTTCTGAATGCTACCATGAATTCGAATCCGAAAATGACCAAGCTAAACACGAATTTCCCGGACTCTGCCCAGTTTTCCTGTCAGGGGTATCCCGGTACGGAATATTTCAAGACCGATTGTGATCAAGACGGACTGCACCAAGGCCacaattcatttattatttgtaaGAATAAAAGTTTTTTCACCAGAGATACCTCTATTTGACCCATTTAAAATATGGTTGCTGGTAAAAAAAAGGCGTTACATTGATTTGTACAGCCGTGAGGAAGACACGCTAAGAAATTAAAATCTCCCTCCTACAAACATTAAATGAAACACCTGatgactttcaattttcaacctaccaaatatcaaattttcatatgaatgaGGCGTACTATGCTTGCTTACGATGGTAAGAAAGAGTAACCATCGATAAAAGATACGCAACGCTCACATTGACAAGATAATTCATAAGTTCCATTGTGAGAACGTGACTGTCAAAAGAAGCGACACGGTTTTAGCGTCTGACTTCGTAGACGGTAATGAGTGTCGGCTACAAATCCTGTCACAAGCTGCCAGTTAAAACGCATCAACTGGAGTTGCTGACTTATCTACGCTTTTTATCCCCGTACCGGGCGTATCCCCATCGTTCCATCTAAGAGGACACGCAAACTGTCCCCGTGTACattctgggtaaccgagactaacGTAGTGGCAAGTTGGTGTGGAAGCATAATCAACCATTGTCAAGAAGCGATGTTTTATTATGAAGTCCGTAAAAAGCTATGAGTGCCAAATGGATGTTTTGCGCtggaataaaacaaacattgcagCGATGTAAGAGAGCCGATACGAATCTTAGGTACTTTCTTGTAGAATTATCACGCGACTGAGCTAATATAGCTGAGCTAATATATCTGCTTTCGTGTCTTCCCACACAGGATTATACACAGAATTGACCCGGACATCTTTAACAGTATCAGATCACTTACATTTTCAGGTTTTGATTTGATATCAACCAGATGTGATGTTTTGTTCAAAAGATACTATGTAGGCCACGCTGTCATTTTCATTACAATAACATGACCTTTCACACCCTTTATTCCAAAAACAGTACTTGTTGTGGCGGAAATGCAGTTTTTCCTCGAAATGACGTGATTGTAGATTCCATTGACACGATCTTGTGAGTTGGTTTCGACAAAAAAGCAGGATGTAAAGTCCTCTCTTGGCAAATAGACTTAGTTGGATTTCCGGCACTATAGAAAAACAAAGGCTATACTTATTGGCCccttcatatttcttttataatttcttttataattattttgtatGAACTTCCCTAACCTCAGTGACAGTTCTGGCGACTTGGTTTCACATCTTACTTTGTAAGAAGTCTGTGAACATGGTAAAACATGCAGCCTATCCTCTTTTCAAAGTGAAAAAGTGCCGTGTTCATACATGCAAGTCAGACCTCATATTTCCCCACTCCGCGTTATGCT from the Ptychodera flava strain L36383 chromosome 2, AS_Pfla_20210202, whole genome shotgun sequence genome contains:
- the LOC139120563 gene encoding calcium-activated chloride channel regulator 1-like translates to MCRVPVFSCTFCRFIRVGIRRRVRMVFPLVVMMVLLLHCVDGCGRHCFRTADELELENNGYIGIIIGIDDRVQENSKLIDEIKDIFTDGSAELYKATRKRAYFRQITITVPSHWSDSVTSTRATTESYDRSHIIIDHTRIQGLADTPYVLTLLRSNGKIHAPDSQLYIGSQCDKIIMDPVERPWFMSGDTFDMVYLMSILLMKTNNITFQQKER